From a single Mycolicibacterium mengxianglii genomic region:
- a CDS encoding glutamate ABC transporter substrate-binding protein, whose product MVTLTSCTQSPPPASAPALTLPPPTPAGMAEMVPEAPLPPSADDEDCDRTASLRPFPTKAEAMDAVSNIRSRGRLIVGLDIGSNLFSFRDPITGEITGFDVDIAGEVARDIFGTPSQVEYRILSSADRINALQNNEVDIVVKTMSITCERRKLVNFSTAYLNAYQRILAPRDSAITQAADLSGKRVCAAKGTTSLERVRQITPAPIIVTVVTWADCLVALQQRQVDAVSTDDSILAGLVSQDPYLHIVGPNMNQEPYGIGINLQNTGLVRFVNGTLERIRRDGTWNTLYRKWLTVLGPPPAPPSARYVD is encoded by the coding sequence ATGGTGACGCTCACCAGCTGCACCCAGTCACCGCCTCCGGCCTCGGCGCCGGCGCTGACCCTTCCGCCTCCCACACCGGCCGGCATGGCCGAGATGGTTCCCGAGGCCCCGCTGCCGCCGAGCGCGGACGACGAGGACTGCGACCGGACGGCGAGCCTGCGGCCGTTCCCCACCAAGGCCGAGGCGATGGACGCCGTGTCCAACATCCGAAGCCGGGGCAGGCTGATCGTCGGCTTGGACATCGGCAGCAACCTGTTCTCATTCCGGGACCCGATCACCGGCGAGATCACCGGTTTCGACGTCGATATCGCCGGTGAGGTCGCACGTGACATCTTCGGCACCCCGTCCCAGGTCGAGTACCGCATCCTGTCCTCGGCCGACCGCATCAACGCGCTGCAGAACAACGAAGTCGACATCGTGGTCAAGACCATGAGCATCACCTGCGAACGTCGCAAGCTGGTGAACTTCTCGACGGCGTATCTCAATGCGTACCAACGCATCCTGGCGCCACGCGATTCGGCCATCACCCAGGCGGCCGATCTATCCGGAAAGCGGGTGTGCGCGGCCAAAGGCACCACCTCGCTGGAGCGGGTCCGCCAGATCACCCCGGCACCCATCATCGTGACGGTGGTGACCTGGGCGGACTGCCTGGTGGCGCTGCAGCAGCGTCAGGTCGACGCGGTGTCGACCGACGATTCGATCCTCGCGGGACTGGTCTCCCAGGATCCGTATCTGCACATCGTCGGACCCAATATGAACCAGGAGCCGTACGGCATCGGCATCAACCTGCAGAACACCGGGCTGGTTCGGTTCGTCAACGGTACTCTGGAACGCATTCGTCGGGACGGCACGTGGAATACCTTGTACCGCAAATGGTTGACGGTGCTCGGCCCACCCCCGGCCCCACCGAGCGCACGGTATGTGGATTAG
- the glnX gene encoding protein kinase G-activating protein GlnX, translating to MTVELAHPSTEPLASRSPTEPAHPRWWFLWTTPGRILAIGVILATLGVISAFATSTTIDQRQQQLTTVLDHTEPLAFAAGQLYTTLSVADAAAATAFIAGAEPRPVRQRYEQAITDAAVALTQASSGLTDQEMQELLGTINAELTVYTGLIETARTNNRAGNPVGSSYLSEASSLMQETILPSAQLLYEETSSRVDAETTASTRIPAPVILVVAVTILFGAFAHRWLARRTRRRVNIGLIAGGLAILIMVIWVGTALAISTAGSRSAKNTAAESLKTITTLAITAQQARADETLSLIRRGDEDVRKQSYYQRIDTMQQELAQYLERDDAIDKSDLASADRLLAKWRSADERINAYISVGNYQAATQVALGTGEDDSTPAFDKLEEALTAGIRESRNQLRDDIANARRVLSGATVGGVVLSLGAAVAVALGIWPRLSEYR from the coding sequence GTGACGGTTGAGTTAGCGCACCCGTCGACCGAGCCGCTTGCGTCGAGGTCGCCCACCGAACCAGCGCACCCGCGGTGGTGGTTCCTCTGGACCACGCCCGGGCGCATCCTGGCCATCGGTGTCATCCTGGCCACCCTCGGGGTGATCAGCGCGTTCGCCACCTCGACCACCATCGATCAACGCCAGCAGCAGCTCACCACGGTCCTCGATCACACCGAGCCGCTGGCGTTCGCGGCCGGGCAGCTCTACACCACTCTGTCGGTGGCTGACGCCGCAGCAGCCACGGCCTTCATCGCCGGCGCCGAACCCCGCCCGGTGCGGCAACGCTACGAGCAGGCCATCACCGATGCCGCCGTGGCGCTGACGCAGGCCTCCAGCGGGCTGACCGACCAGGAAATGCAAGAACTGCTCGGCACCATCAACGCCGAGCTCACGGTCTACACGGGGCTGATCGAAACCGCCCGGACCAACAACCGGGCCGGAAATCCCGTCGGCTCGTCCTACCTGTCGGAAGCGTCGTCGCTGATGCAGGAGACGATCCTGCCCAGCGCGCAGCTGCTCTATGAGGAAACCTCGTCGCGGGTCGACGCCGAGACCACGGCGTCCACCCGCATCCCGGCACCGGTGATCCTCGTCGTGGCGGTCACGATCCTGTTCGGTGCCTTCGCGCACCGCTGGCTGGCCCGGCGCACCCGGCGACGGGTCAATATCGGGCTGATCGCCGGAGGTCTGGCCATCCTGATCATGGTGATCTGGGTGGGGACCGCACTGGCCATCTCGACGGCGGGCAGCCGCAGCGCCAAGAACACCGCGGCCGAATCGCTGAAGACCATCACCACCCTGGCGATCACCGCCCAGCAGGCCCGCGCGGACGAGACCCTGTCGCTGATCCGCCGCGGTGACGAGGATGTCCGTAAGCAGTCCTACTACCAACGCATCGACACCATGCAGCAGGAACTCGCGCAGTATCTCGAACGTGACGACGCCATCGACAAGAGCGATCTGGCCAGTGCCGACAGGCTGCTGGCCAAATGGAGATCGGCTGACGAACGGATCAACGCCTACATCTCGGTGGGCAATTACCAGGCCGCCACCCAGGTGGCACTGGGCACCGGCGAGGACGACTCCACGCCCGCGTTCGACAAGCTCGAGGAAGCGCTCACCGCCGGCATCCGGGAAAGCCGCAACCAACTGCGTGACGACATCGCCAACGCCCGACGGGTGCTCTCCGGGGCCACCGTCGGCGGCGTGGTGTTGTCCTTGGGGGCCGCGGTAGCGGTGGCTCTCGGTATCTGGCCTCGACTGAGCGAGTACCGATGA
- a CDS encoding NUDIX hydrolase, protein MRGDGDGWVVSETGAHFWGRHGAAGLLLRAPAPDGSLTVLLQHRAPWSHQGGTWALPGGARDSHETPEQAAVREAEEEAGLGADALVVRTTVVTAEMPGWTYTTVIADAASMLDTVPNRESSELRWVAVDDVVTLPLHPGFAASWQRLREVTTEIPWAIPGEQPAERKPDA, encoded by the coding sequence GTGCGTGGAGACGGCGACGGCTGGGTGGTGTCGGAAACCGGGGCGCATTTCTGGGGGCGGCACGGGGCCGCCGGTCTGCTGCTGCGTGCCCCCGCGCCGGACGGTTCCCTGACAGTGCTGTTGCAGCACCGGGCCCCGTGGAGTCATCAGGGCGGGACCTGGGCGCTGCCCGGAGGCGCTCGCGACAGCCACGAAACCCCGGAGCAGGCAGCCGTGCGTGAAGCCGAGGAGGAGGCCGGTCTCGGCGCCGACGCGCTGGTGGTGCGCACCACCGTGGTCACCGCGGAGATGCCCGGTTGGACCTATACGACGGTGATTGCCGACGCCGCCTCGATGCTGGACACCGTGCCCAACCGGGAGAGTTCCGAACTCCGCTGGGTGGCCGTCGACGACGTGGTGACATTGCCGTTGCATCCTGGGTTCGCGGCCAGCTGGCAACGGCTGCGTGAGGTGACGACCGAGATCCCGTGGGCTATTCCGGGTGAACAGCCCGCAGAGCGGAAGCCAGACGCCTAG
- the thiE gene encoding thiamine phosphate synthase, whose product MPEQSQADRLPLDRLSTARLYLCTDARREHGDLAAFADAALAGGVDIIQLRDKGSVGEQRFGPLEARHELEALHVLADAAARHGALVAVNDRADIARAANADVLHLGQDDLPLLVARDIIGARPLIGRSTHDRAQVDRAVSEDAEDVDYFCVGPCWPTPTKPGRPAAGLDLVRYTADLVAARGTDRAWFAIGGIDEQRLPEVLAAGARRVVVVRAITGADDPGAAARRLASALRAVHPE is encoded by the coding sequence ATGCCAGAACAGTCCCAAGCCGACCGGCTTCCGCTGGACCGACTGTCGACAGCCCGGCTGTACTTGTGCACCGACGCCCGCCGCGAGCACGGAGACCTGGCCGCCTTCGCCGACGCGGCACTGGCCGGCGGCGTCGACATCATCCAGCTGCGCGACAAGGGTTCAGTCGGTGAACAACGGTTCGGTCCGCTGGAAGCGCGCCACGAACTCGAGGCACTGCACGTCTTGGCCGACGCCGCGGCACGGCACGGCGCGCTGGTGGCGGTCAATGACCGCGCCGACATCGCCCGGGCCGCCAACGCCGATGTGTTGCACCTGGGCCAGGACGACCTTCCGCTGCTGGTGGCCCGCGACATCATCGGCGCCCGGCCGTTGATCGGCCGTTCCACCCACGACCGGGCGCAGGTGGATCGGGCCGTGTCCGAGGACGCCGAGGATGTGGACTACTTCTGTGTCGGTCCGTGCTGGCCCACCCCCACCAAACCGGGTCGGCCCGCTGCGGGCCTGGACCTGGTGCGTTACACCGCCGATCTGGTCGCAGCCCGCGGTACCGACCGGGCCTGGTTCGCCATCGGTGGCATCGACGAGCAGCGACTGCCCGAAGTGCTGGCTGCCGGTGCCCGCCGCGTCGTCGTGGTGCGAGCCATCACGGGCGCTGACGATCCGGGAGCCGCGGCTAGGCGTCTGGCTTCCGCTCTGCGGGCTGTTCACCCGGAATAG
- the thiO gene encoding glycine oxidase ThiO has translation MQHATQRGSLAVIGGGVIGLSVARRAAQDGWQVRVHLSPQPGASWVAGGMLAPHSEGWPGEERLLQIGMESLALWRAQGPGCYLEGLPAHVVTARESLVVAVDRADAADLRTVGQWLSTQGHPVELTTTARDVEPMLAQGIRHGFLAVTELAVDNRAVVEALAAHCDGLGVSWAGPVDSLAGVDADTVVIANGIDAPALWPGLPIRPVKGEVLRLRWRRGCLPVPHRVIRARVRGRQVYLVPRGDGVVVGATQYEHGRDTSPTVTGVRELLDDACAVMPALGEYELSECAAGLRPMTPDNLPLVGRLDARTLVAAGHGRSGFLLAPWTAEKIAAELAAGVQPETTKV, from the coding sequence ATGCAGCACGCAACCCAGCGCGGATCGCTCGCCGTCATCGGCGGCGGAGTCATCGGATTGTCGGTGGCGCGCCGCGCTGCCCAGGACGGCTGGCAGGTGCGCGTGCACCTCTCGCCACAGCCGGGCGCCTCCTGGGTGGCCGGCGGCATGCTCGCCCCGCACAGTGAGGGGTGGCCCGGCGAGGAGCGGTTGCTGCAGATCGGGATGGAGTCGCTGGCGCTGTGGCGGGCGCAGGGGCCCGGGTGCTACCTCGAGGGCTTGCCGGCGCACGTGGTCACCGCGCGGGAGTCGCTGGTGGTGGCCGTCGACCGTGCCGATGCCGCGGACCTGCGCACTGTGGGGCAGTGGCTGTCGACGCAGGGCCACCCGGTGGAACTGACCACGACCGCCCGCGACGTGGAGCCCATGTTGGCGCAGGGGATCCGCCACGGGTTCCTGGCGGTCACCGAACTCGCCGTCGACAACCGCGCCGTGGTCGAAGCGCTGGCGGCCCACTGCGACGGCCTGGGGGTGTCCTGGGCGGGGCCGGTCGATTCACTGGCCGGGGTGGACGCCGACACCGTGGTGATCGCCAACGGCATCGATGCCCCGGCACTGTGGCCAGGCCTGCCGATCCGTCCGGTCAAGGGCGAGGTGCTGCGGCTGCGGTGGCGTCGTGGCTGCCTGCCCGTGCCGCACCGGGTGATCCGGGCCAGGGTGCGGGGTCGGCAGGTGTATCTGGTGCCCCGCGGTGACGGTGTGGTCGTGGGCGCCACCCAGTACGAGCACGGCCGGGACACCAGCCCGACGGTTACCGGGGTGCGGGAACTGCTCGACGACGCCTGCGCGGTGATGCCCGCGCTGGGTGAGTACGAACTGAGTGAATGCGCGGCGGGCCTGCGGCCGATGACACCGGACAACCTGCCGCTGGTGGGCCGCCTCGATGCCCGCACCCTGGTGGCCGCCGGCCATGGCCGATCCGGTTTCCTGCTTGCGCCATGGACAGCGGAGAAGATCGCCGCCGAGCTGGCCGCCGGTGTGCAGCCCGAGACGACAAAGGTCTGA
- the thiS gene encoding sulfur carrier protein ThiS has translation MMVTVNDEELHVDDHATVQTLLAQLGIPDKGIAVAVDWTVLPRSRWDAALSEGARIEVVTAVQGG, from the coding sequence ATGATGGTGACAGTGAACGATGAAGAACTGCACGTCGACGACCACGCGACGGTGCAGACCCTGCTGGCGCAGCTGGGCATCCCGGACAAGGGGATCGCAGTTGCGGTGGACTGGACGGTGCTTCCCCGGTCCCGTTGGGATGCAGCTCTTTCCGAAGGCGCGCGGATCGAAGTGGTGACGGCGGTGCAGGGTGGCTGA
- the thiG gene encoding thiazole synthase (functions in thiamine (vitamin B1) biosynthesis; in Bacillus subtilis this enzyme catalyzes the formation of thiazole from dehydroxyglycine and 1-deoxy-D-xylulose-5-phosphate and ThiS-thiocarboxylate), translated as MTEANVLTIAGRSFGSRLILGTGGAANLAVLEQALIASGTELTTVAMRRVDAGAGTGVLGLLERLNIMALPNTAGCRGAAEAVLTAQLAREALGTDWVKLEVIADERTLLPDAVELVRAAEQLVDDGFIVLPYTTDDPVLARRLEDIGCAAVMPLGSPIGTGLGIANPHNIEMIVAQAGVPVILDAGIGTASDAALAMELGCAAVLLASAVTRAADPPAMAAAMASAVTAGHLARHAGRIPKRFWAQASSPTGAVVP; from the coding sequence ATGACCGAGGCGAACGTACTGACAATCGCCGGGCGCAGCTTCGGGTCGAGGCTGATCCTGGGCACCGGAGGTGCGGCCAACCTTGCGGTGTTGGAGCAGGCGCTGATCGCCTCCGGCACCGAACTGACCACCGTGGCGATGCGCCGGGTTGATGCGGGAGCAGGCACCGGAGTACTCGGCCTGCTGGAGCGGTTGAACATCATGGCGCTGCCCAACACCGCCGGCTGCCGAGGTGCGGCCGAGGCGGTGCTGACGGCTCAACTGGCGCGGGAGGCGCTCGGTACCGACTGGGTGAAACTCGAAGTGATCGCCGACGAGCGCACCCTGCTGCCGGATGCGGTCGAATTGGTCCGTGCCGCAGAGCAATTGGTCGACGACGGGTTCATCGTGCTGCCCTACACCACCGACGACCCGGTACTGGCCCGGCGGCTGGAGGACATCGGCTGTGCCGCGGTGATGCCGCTCGGATCGCCGATCGGCACCGGTCTGGGAATCGCCAATCCGCATAATATCGAGATGATCGTGGCGCAGGCCGGTGTCCCGGTGATCCTCGACGCCGGCATCGGCACCGCCTCTGACGCGGCGCTGGCAATGGAATTAGGCTGTGCCGCAGTGCTGTTGGCGTCGGCGGTGACCCGGGCCGCCGACCCGCCGGCAATGGCGGCGGCGATGGCCTCGGCGGTGACCGCCGGCCACCTGGCCCGGCACGCCGGCCGGATCCCCAAACGTTTCTGGGCGCAGGCGTCCAGCCCCACCGGTGCAGTGGTCCCGTGA
- a CDS encoding SGNH/GDSL hydrolase family protein, protein MLRGSYVALGSSMAAGPGITPRVAHSPRRAGRSQHNYPHLVAQALQLDLTDVTYSGATTANLLHEPQHGTPPQIEALQGDESLVTVTIGGNDIGYVPLLMAASLPAVAQRLPVLGPALQNMLDPGARERALADIDGALRAVGSAVRARAPQARVLFVDYLTLLPPAGQPAPPLAQVDADLGRRLADHLRSATAAAAAATGCEVVGAAEASRDHHAWSAAPWTVGARFPVPRRPAPFHPNAAGMAAVAEMVVSRVRSGQ, encoded by the coding sequence ATGCTGAGGGGCAGCTACGTTGCGTTGGGCTCGTCGATGGCGGCGGGCCCCGGGATCACGCCCCGGGTCGCGCACTCGCCGCGGCGGGCGGGCAGGTCGCAGCACAACTACCCCCACTTGGTGGCGCAGGCCCTGCAGCTGGACCTCACCGACGTGACGTATTCGGGTGCGACCACGGCGAACCTGCTGCACGAGCCCCAGCACGGAACCCCGCCGCAGATCGAGGCGTTGCAGGGCGACGAATCCCTGGTCACCGTCACCATCGGCGGAAACGACATCGGCTATGTACCGCTGTTGATGGCCGCCAGCCTGCCTGCGGTGGCGCAGCGGCTACCGGTGCTCGGGCCGGCGCTGCAGAACATGCTCGACCCGGGCGCCCGCGAGCGGGCGCTCGCAGACATCGACGGCGCCCTGCGCGCGGTGGGAAGCGCGGTCCGGGCCCGGGCGCCGCAAGCGCGGGTGCTGTTCGTCGACTACCTGACGCTGCTGCCGCCCGCCGGCCAGCCGGCTCCGCCGCTCGCTCAAGTTGACGCCGACCTGGGCAGGCGACTGGCGGACCACCTGCGTTCCGCCACGGCCGCGGCGGCGGCAGCCACCGGCTGCGAGGTGGTGGGCGCCGCCGAGGCCAGCCGCGACCATCATGCCTGGTCAGCTGCGCCCTGGACGGTGGGTGCACGGTTTCCCGTGCCCCGGCGCCCGGCACCGTTTCACCCCAACGCCGCCGGGATGGCGGCAGTCGCCGAGATGGTGGTGAGCCGCGTAAGGTCCGGGCAGTGA
- a CDS encoding ABC transporter ATP-binding protein, with the protein MIELQGLTKVFGRGARATCAVDDLTCTVETGVVTGFLGPNGAGKSTAMRLILGLDRPTSGTATVAGQQYRNLRDPLRTVGALLDARGTHPSRSVRAHLGWIAASNRIPAKRIDEVLGIVGLQDVAAKKSGELSLGMSQRLGIAAALLGDPPVLMFDEPVNGLDPEGIRWVRTLMRELAAEGRTVLVSSHLLAEMANTADRLIVIGRGRLVAATTVDEFVARSRADVVRVRSPQLELLRNALLDAGIEVTDDVDALSVNGVSAEVIGELAARNHLTLYELTPQRASLEEAYLQLTEDVTDYRSAS; encoded by the coding sequence GTGATCGAACTCCAGGGGCTGACCAAGGTGTTCGGCCGCGGTGCGCGCGCCACCTGTGCCGTCGACGATCTGACGTGCACCGTCGAAACTGGAGTGGTCACCGGATTTCTCGGACCCAACGGTGCGGGCAAGTCCACCGCGATGCGGTTGATCCTCGGGCTGGACCGCCCGACCTCGGGAACAGCGACGGTGGCTGGTCAGCAGTACCGGAACCTGCGGGATCCGCTGCGCACCGTCGGGGCGCTGCTGGACGCCCGGGGGACTCATCCGAGCCGGTCGGTGCGGGCACATCTGGGCTGGATCGCCGCCAGCAACCGGATCCCTGCCAAACGGATCGACGAAGTGCTCGGCATCGTCGGATTGCAGGACGTCGCTGCGAAGAAGTCGGGGGAGCTGTCGTTGGGCATGAGTCAGCGGCTGGGCATTGCCGCGGCGCTGCTGGGCGACCCCCCTGTGCTGATGTTCGACGAGCCCGTCAACGGGCTTGATCCGGAAGGCATCCGCTGGGTGCGGACCCTGATGCGGGAGCTGGCTGCCGAGGGGCGCACGGTCCTGGTGTCCAGTCACCTGCTGGCCGAGATGGCCAACACCGCCGACCGGCTGATCGTGATCGGCCGTGGTCGGCTGGTGGCTGCCACGACCGTCGACGAGTTCGTGGCGCGCTCCCGTGCCGATGTCGTCCGGGTGCGCAGCCCGCAGCTGGAACTGTTACGCAACGCATTGCTGGACGCGGGAATCGAGGTCACCGACGACGTGGATGCGTTGTCGGTCAATGGCGTGTCCGCCGAGGTGATCGGTGAGCTCGCGGCCCGTAACCACCTGACGCTCTACGAACTGACTCCCCAGCGTGCCTCGCTCGAGGAGGCTTATCTGCAACTCACCGAGGACGTCACCGATTACCGGTCGGCGTCATGA
- a CDS encoding ABC transporter permease yields MSPVWSALAAERIKLFSTRAPAVAVLVAALFSLGLAALQASNRGMSAVAPQEAALGVAVVAVPVLMVVASMTVTAEYRTQMIRTTFVAVPNRTLVFAAKAVLSGVFAATATAIMVLAAVLVAGALAPPLATDALAVSDPHTWRTVGAFAVYAAVAATLGVGVGALIRAAPGTVAVLLLWPMVIETVLGILPETGARVGPYLPFANAYTFIEVQWLYQGYDMRWGPFGGLVYFVVVTAVVFTAALVVVNRRDA; encoded by the coding sequence ATGAGTCCGGTGTGGTCGGCGCTGGCAGCAGAGCGCATCAAACTGTTCAGCACCAGGGCCCCGGCGGTGGCGGTGTTGGTGGCGGCACTGTTCAGCCTGGGTCTGGCGGCGCTGCAGGCGTCGAACCGCGGAATGTCCGCGGTGGCACCACAGGAGGCGGCACTCGGGGTCGCGGTGGTGGCGGTGCCGGTGCTGATGGTGGTGGCATCGATGACGGTCACCGCTGAGTACCGCACCCAGATGATTCGGACCACCTTCGTGGCTGTTCCGAACCGCACCCTGGTGTTCGCCGCAAAGGCCGTGCTCAGCGGCGTCTTCGCCGCAACCGCAACCGCGATCATGGTGCTGGCAGCGGTGCTGGTCGCGGGCGCGCTGGCCCCACCCTTGGCCACGGACGCGCTGGCGGTGTCGGATCCGCACACCTGGCGCACTGTCGGTGCGTTCGCCGTCTACGCGGCCGTCGCAGCGACTCTCGGTGTCGGGGTCGGCGCGCTGATCCGCGCCGCGCCCGGCACGGTGGCGGTCTTGTTGTTGTGGCCGATGGTGATCGAGACGGTGCTCGGGATCCTGCCCGAAACCGGGGCCAGGGTAGGGCCTTATCTTCCGTTCGCGAACGCGTACACATTCATCGAGGTCCAATGGCTCTACCAGGGTTACGACATGCGGTGGGGTCCGTTCGGCGGCCTGGTGTATTTCGTCGTTGTCACCGCCGTGGTGTTCACTGCAGCTCTGGTCGTCGTCAACCGACGCGACGCCTGA
- a CDS encoding M28 family metallopeptidase codes for MRRRRLAAIVAIATFTVGGFTGCGKEARAPQPVPEAGDALPEAVEFATALQQKISVEALMGHLRALQQIADANDGNRAAGTPGYDASLDYVAGILRDAGFEVQTPEFTATVFDAKPGAVSLGGKTFEARALEFTTGTPPAGVTAALVPARVEDSPGCTPADYDGLPVKGAVVLVDRGTCPFADKAAAAAERGVAAMVVVNNVDGPLTGGTLGEDTDVTIPVVSVTKADGVQMREMAGEVPVPEATVKVETSKRELTTRNVIAQTTTGDTQNVVMAGAHLDSVPEGPGINDNGSGSAAILETAVQLGGSPQVRNAVRFGFWSAEEIGLVGSRRYVESLNEDQLKDIALYMNFDMLGSPNPGYFTYDGNQSSPVGSNQIPPRVPEGSAGIERTLVAYLDSAGKPAQDTFFDGRSDYDAFTLAGIPSGGLFSGAEEDMTQEQADLWGGQAGVPFDPNYHKPGDNIDNIDQTSLGIQGAGVGYAVGLYAQDQSGRNGMPIRDDRTRHEIAPS; via the coding sequence ATGAGGCGCAGGAGACTAGCCGCAATCGTGGCCATCGCGACGTTCACAGTCGGTGGGTTCACCGGTTGTGGCAAGGAGGCCCGGGCGCCGCAGCCGGTCCCGGAGGCCGGCGATGCCCTCCCCGAGGCAGTGGAATTCGCCACCGCACTTCAGCAGAAGATCAGCGTCGAGGCTCTGATGGGCCATCTGCGTGCGTTGCAGCAGATCGCCGATGCCAACGACGGCAATCGCGCCGCCGGGACGCCGGGCTACGACGCGAGCCTCGACTACGTGGCCGGCATCCTGCGCGATGCGGGCTTCGAAGTGCAGACACCGGAGTTCACCGCAACCGTGTTCGATGCCAAGCCCGGCGCAGTGAGCCTGGGCGGTAAGACCTTCGAGGCGCGGGCGCTGGAATTCACCACCGGCACCCCGCCGGCGGGGGTCACCGCAGCATTGGTACCCGCTCGGGTCGAGGACAGCCCGGGCTGCACTCCTGCGGACTACGACGGTCTTCCGGTCAAGGGGGCGGTGGTGCTCGTCGACCGCGGCACGTGTCCGTTCGCCGACAAGGCCGCGGCCGCCGCCGAACGTGGCGTGGCTGCGATGGTGGTGGTGAACAACGTCGACGGGCCGTTGACGGGCGGCACGCTCGGGGAGGACACCGACGTCACCATCCCGGTCGTCAGCGTCACCAAGGCCGATGGCGTGCAGATGCGGGAGATGGCCGGCGAGGTCCCGGTCCCGGAAGCGACGGTCAAGGTCGAGACCAGCAAGCGTGAGTTGACGACCCGCAATGTCATCGCGCAGACCACCACGGGGGACACCCAGAACGTCGTGATGGCCGGGGCCCACCTCGACAGCGTGCCCGAGGGTCCGGGCATCAACGACAACGGCTCCGGCTCTGCGGCGATTCTGGAAACCGCAGTGCAACTGGGCGGCTCACCCCAGGTGCGTAACGCCGTCAGGTTCGGGTTCTGGAGTGCCGAGGAGATCGGTCTGGTCGGTTCCCGGCGTTACGTGGAATCGCTGAACGAAGACCAGCTCAAGGACATCGCCCTGTACATGAACTTCGACATGCTGGGATCCCCGAACCCCGGCTACTTCACCTACGACGGGAACCAGTCGTCGCCCGTAGGTAGCAACCAGATACCACCTCGGGTGCCGGAAGGCTCTGCAGGTATCGAACGAACGTTGGTGGCGTATCTGGATTCTGCGGGCAAGCCCGCACAGGACACCTTCTTCGACGGACGCTCGGACTATGACGCCTTCACCCTGGCGGGCATTCCTTCCGGGGGGCTGTTCTCCGGCGCCGAGGAGGACATGACCCAGGAGCAGGCTGATCTGTGGGGTGGTCAGGCGGGTGTGCCGTTCGATCCGAACTACCACAAGCCCGGCGACAACATCGACAACATCGACCAGACCTCGCTGGGTATCCAGGGTGCCGGGGTCGGGTATGCGGTCGGTCTGTACGCGCAGGATCAAAGCGGCCGCAATGGTATGCCGATTCGTGATGATCGCACCCGGCACGAGATCGCCCCGTCGTGA